The DNA window TGGTGCAGCGCCCGGCCGTTGGCGGCAAGGACCGACTCGTGCATCGCCTCCGACAGGGTCGGGTGGGCGAAGATCACCGACAGCAGGCTTTCGTCCGTGGCTTCCAGCGCATGGGCGATACCGAAGCCCTGGATCTGCTCGGTGACCTGGGCACCGACCATGTGCGCCCCCAGCAACTCGCCGGTCTCGGCATCGAAGATCGTCTTGACGAAGCCCTCCGGCTCGTCGCTGGCCAGGGCCTTGCCGTTGCCCTGGTAGGCGAACTTGCCGATCTTCAAGGGGCGACCGCTGGCCCGCGCCGCGGCTTCGGTCAGGCCCAGGCTGGCGACCTGCGGCCTGGCATAGGTGCAGCCCGGCACATGGCTACGATCCAGCCCATGCACACCCTCGACGCCGGCCAGCGACTCGACGCAGATCACCCCTTCATGGCTGGCCTTGTGCGCCAGGCACGGCGGCCCGGCCACGTCGCCGATGGCATAGAGGCCGAAGACATTGGTGCGGCAGGCCTGGTCGATCTTGATAAAGCCGCGCTCCAGCTCCACACCCAGTGCCTCCAGCCCGAGCCCTTCGACATTGGGCTCCACACCCGCCGCCGACAGCACATGCTCGACCTCCAGCACCTGCTCGCCACTGGCGCTGCGCAGCGTGCAGCGCACACCGTCAGCAGTGACCTGCACCGCAGTGACCTGGGTCTGGGTGTGCACGCGGACACCGCGCCGCTCGAACGACTTGCGCACCACCGCCGACACCTCGGCATCCTCCACCGGCAGGATCTGCCCGGCCAGCTCCACCAGCGTCACCTCGCTGCCGAGGTCGTTGTAGAGGCTGGCGAACTCGACGCCGATGGCACCCGAACCGATGATCAGCAGGGACTTCGGCAGGCGCTTGGGCAACAGCGCCTCGAAGTAGGTCCAGATGCGCTCGCCGTCCGGTTCGATGCCCGGCAGCGGACGCGGCCGGGCACCGGTAGCGAGGATCACGTGGTCGGCCCGGTAGTCGCGCTCGCCACCCTCGGCGTCGAGCACCACCACCTGGCCCTTGCCACTCAGGCGCGCGGTGCCGTCGATCACCGTCACACCATTTTTCTTCAACAGATACTCGACCCCGCTGGTCAGCCGCTGTGACACCGAGCGGCTGAACTGCACCAGCTTGTGCAGATCGAAGTTCACCTCACCGACGCTGAAACCCAGCTCGCCGGCATGGGCGATGCTGTGTGCCACCTCGGCGCCATGCAGCAGCGCCTTGGTCGGAATGCAGCCCCAGTTCAGGCAGATGCCGCCCAGGTGCTGCTTCTCCACCAGCGCGGTGCGCAGGCCGAGCTGGCCGGCGCGGATGGCGGCGACATAGCCGCCCGGCCCACCGCCGATCACCAGTACATCGTATTGCTCGCTCATGGCACGGCTCCTAGACCAGCATCAGGCTCGGCGTTTCCACCAGGCGCTTGAGTTCCTTGAGGAAGACCGCGCCCAGCGCCCCGTCGATCACCCGGTGGTCACAGGACAGCGACACCGTCAGTTGCTGGCGCGCCACGATCTGTCCATCACGCACCACCGCCCGCGCCTCGCCGGCGCCGACCGCGAGGATCGCGCCCTGCGGCGGGTTGATGATGGCGTCGAACTGGCGCACGCCGAGCATGCCCAGGTTGGAAATGCTGAAGGTACCGCCCTGGAACTCCTCGGGCTTGAGCGTGCCGGCCTTGGCCTTGGTCACCAGCGCGTGGATTTCCCGCGACACCTCGCTGACCGACTTTCGGTTGGCCCCCCGCACGATCGGCGTGATCAGCCCGGTCGGCAGCGCCACCGCCACCGAGATATCGGCATCGGTGAAACGGCGAATGCTCTGGCTGGCCTCATCGAACTGCACGTTGACATCCGGCACGGCCACCAGCGCCTGGGCACAGGCCTTGACCAGCAGGTCGTTGACCGAGACCTTGACGCTGGGCACACCGGCGTTGATCTCCTGGCGCAGCGCCAGCAGGCGCTCCAGGTCGAGGTCGACGGTCAGGCGGAAGTGCGGCGAGTTGCGCTTGGACTCCTGCAGACGCGCAGCAATGGCGCGGCGCATGCCGGACATCG is part of the Pseudomonas sp. ABC1 genome and encodes:
- the lpdA gene encoding dihydrolipoyl dehydrogenase — encoded protein: MSEQYDVLVIGGGPGGYVAAIRAGQLGLRTALVEKQHLGGICLNWGCIPTKALLHGAEVAHSIAHAGELGFSVGEVNFDLHKLVQFSRSVSQRLTSGVEYLLKKNGVTVIDGTARLSGKGQVVVLDAEGGERDYRADHVILATGARPRPLPGIEPDGERIWTYFEALLPKRLPKSLLIIGSGAIGVEFASLYNDLGSEVTLVELAGQILPVEDAEVSAVVRKSFERRGVRVHTQTQVTAVQVTADGVRCTLRSASGEQVLEVEHVLSAAGVEPNVEGLGLEALGVELERGFIKIDQACRTNVFGLYAIGDVAGPPCLAHKASHEGVICVESLAGVEGVHGLDRSHVPGCTYARPQVASLGLTEAAARASGRPLKIGKFAYQGNGKALASDEPEGFVKTIFDAETGELLGAHMVGAQVTEQIQGFGIAHALEATDESLLSVIFAHPTLSEAMHESVLAANGRALHQ